In a genomic window of Kluyveromyces marxianus DMKU3-1042 DNA, complete genome, chromosome 7:
- the RHO1 gene encoding Rho family GTPase RHO1: protein MSQAVSNVASIRRKLVIVGDGACGKTCLLIVFAKGKFPQVYVPTVFDNYVADVEVDGRRVELALWDTAGQEDYDRLRPLSYPDSNVVLICYSIDLPDSLENVMEKWISEVLHFCQGVPIILVGCKADLRNDPQVVEELRAQGLEPVSQAQAQEVADQIGAVDYIECSAKTGYGVREVFEAATRASLVGKQGKSKPKTKSSKKKKCTVL from the coding sequence ATGTCTCAAGCTGTGAGTAATGTTGCTAGCATTAGAAGGAAGCTAGTTATTGTTGGTGATGGTGCGTGTGGTAAAACATGTTTGTTGATTGTTTTTGCAAAGGGGAAGTTTCCTCAGGTTTATGTGCCCACTGTTTTCGACAACTACGTTGCCGATGTGGAGGTAGATGGACGTCGTGTTGAGTTGGCGTTATGGGATACTGCTGGGCAAGAAGATTACGATAGATTGAGACCACTTTCGTATCCAGACTCTAACGTTGTGTTGATTTGTTACTCGATCGACTTGCCAGATTCTTTGGAGAATGTGATGGAAAAGTGGATCTCTGAGGTTTTGCATTTCTGTCAAGGTGTGCCAATCATCTTGGTTGGGTGCAAGGCTGATTTGCGTAACGATCCTCAAGTCGTTGAGGAGCTAAGAGCACAAGGTTTGGAGCCTGTTTCGCAAGCGCAAGCGCAAGAAGTGGCTGACCAAATCGGTGCCGTCGACTACATCGAATGTTCCGCTAAAACCGGCTACGGTGTCAGAGAGGTCTTCGAGGCCGCTACCAGAGCCTCCTTGGTCGGGAAACAGGGCAAGAGCAAGCCAAAGACCAAGTCTagcaaaaagaagaagtgtaCTGTTTTGTAA
- the MRP2 gene encoding mitochondrial 37S ribosomal protein uS14m has protein sequence MSNFRFPIKTKLPSTYLNARVIRDNFKRQQVAANEVTMKALKFIARNTTLPPRTRMEAQLQLSVMPNYTRMTQIRNRCVETGHARSVLSDFRLCRTQFRELARKGDLPGVKKGVW, from the coding sequence ATGAGTAACTTCAGATTTCCAATTAAGACGAAACTTCCATCCACATACTTGAACGCAAGAGTGATTCGTGACAACTTCAAGAGACAACAGGTTGCAGCCAACGAAGTTACGATGAAGGCATTGAAATTCATTGCTAGAAACACTACACTACCACCAAGGACGAGAATGGAAGCGCAATTGCAACTTTCTGTGATGCCAAACTACACAAGAATGACCCAAATCAGGAACAGATGTGTTGAGACGGGCCATGCAAGATCTGTTCTCAGCGACTTCAGACTATGTAGAACACAGTTCAGAGAGTTGGCAAGAAAGGGAGATCTACCTGGTGTCAAGAAGGGTGTATGGTAA
- the DCG1 gene encoding Dcg1p: MSLYDLPAVKHEKSLPDDELIKVLFVNPNSTQAMTDGCLKMIAGHVAPDTVVYGYTAPMGKAPNVIEGHLDGIQSAIAVMEDAYEIIKQVDCVLVGCFSDHPLIKAVREEFDDVLCMGIVEAAVYSSRIIGSKFGVLASIYKSQLRDEETIAGLGMSEFCVGLLSSGIKTVSDLVKVEESELHRMMSETALTLVEKYHADTIVLGCAGMSDLKAAVSDSLQKHGHDVPIVDGTVCGINIISAVYRSGLHSTSKSGAYSSAREARKLRGDVVGIKR, translated from the coding sequence ATGTCGCTATATGATCTACCAGCAGTAAAACATGAGAAGAGTTTGCCAGACGATGAGCTTATTAAGGTTCTTTTCGTCAACCCAAACTCGACCCAAGCAATGACAGATGGGTGTTTGAAGATGATTGCAGGACACGTTGCACCGGATACCGTTGTATATGGCTATACGGCTCCAATGGGGAAGGCTCCTAACGTTATTGAAGGCCATCTGGACGGTATTCAGTCGGCAATTGCTGTTATGGAAGACGCATACGAAATCATAAAGCAAGTGGATTGTGTATTAGTCGGGTGTTTCAGCGACCATCCATTGATTAAGGCAGTTAGAGAAGAGTTCGATGATGTTTTATGTATGGGTATTGTAGAAGCTGCTGTTTATTCTTCCAGGATCATTGGCTCTAAGTTTGGGGTGCTGGCATCGATATACAAATCCCAATTGAGAGATGAGGAGACCATAGCGGGGCTTGGGATGTCTGAATTCTGTGTCGGGCTTCTCAGCTCTGGCATCAAGACGGTGTCTGATTTGGTGAAGGTGGAGGAGTCGGAGCTTCACAGGATGATGTCCGAAACCGCATTGACGcttgttgaaaaatacCACGCCGACACAATTGTATTGGGTTGTGCTGGTATGAGTGACCTCAAAGCAGCAGTTTCCGATTCATTGCAGAAACACGGGCATGATGTCCCAATCGTCGATGGCACTGTATGTGgcattaatattatttcGGCTGTTTACAGAAGCGGACTTCATTCAACGTCTAAATCAGGTGCCTACTCTAGTGCTCGTGAGGCACGTAAGCTAAGAGGCGACGTAGTGGGTATTAAGAGGTGA
- the MET16 gene encoding phosphoadenylyl-sulfate reductase (thioredoxin), whose protein sequence is MSRVYELNNGLLVNQEQLDHWNEKLTALSPQEIIRWAIITFPHLFQTTAFGLTGLATIDMLSNMAESESAEIVPLIFIDTLHHFPQTLDLLKKVEDRYYKPRGQAVNVFQPQGCKSEQEFAAKHGDFLWEKDDDKYDFLVKVEPAHRAYQELQVTAVFTGRRKSQGGARANLKFVELDELNKIIKINPLANWDFNQVQAYIREHNVPYNELLDLGYRSIGDYHSTQPVQEGEDERAGRWKGKAKTECGIHETSRFAQYLQQTK, encoded by the coding sequence ATGTCTAGGGTATATGAGCTGAATAATGGTTTGCTGGTGAATCAAGAACAGTTGGATCACTGGAATGAGAAGCTGACGGCTCTTTCGCCGCAGGAGATTATACGCTGGGCTATCATTACATTCCCGCACTTATTCCAGACGACTGCGTTTGGTTTGACGGGGTTGGCTACAATTGACATGCTTTCCAATATGGCAGAGAGTGAGTCAGCCGAGATTGTTCCGTTGATATTCATTGATACGCTGCACCATTTTCCACAAACGCTagatttgttgaagaaggtggaGGATCGGTATTACAAGCCAAGGGGACAGGCTGTGAATGTGTTCCAACCGCAGGGTTGTAAGAGCGAGCAAGAGTTCGCTGCGAAGCATGGTGACTTTTTATGGGAAAAAGACGATGACAAGTACGATTTCCTTGTGAAGGTAGAACCGGCCCATCGAGCATACCAGGAATTGCAAGTCACGGCAGTCTTCACCGGTAGAAGAAAGAGCCAGGGTGGTGCACGTGCCAATTTGAAGTTTGTGGAGCTCGATGAGCTGAACAAGATTATTAAGATCAATCCGCTAGCTAATTGGGATTTCAACCAAGTGCAGGCCTACATTCGCGAACACAACGTTCCGTATAATGAACTGCTAGATCTGGGCTACAGATCCATTGGTGATTATCATTCTACGCAACCGGTgcaagaaggtgaagacGAAAGAGCTGGTAGGTGGAAAGGCAAGGCCAAGACGGAATGTGGAATCCATGAGACCAGCAGATTTGCACAATATCTACAACAAACAAAGTAA
- the NUT2 gene encoding mediator complex subunit NUT2, which produces MTEQNLEKLQTDLVEAEQRLAAIIDSFIELGVSVYDFPGTEDSMQGMVTNLKRNVDRMKQLNQQANDPESQLQNFLVPLDVLQYIEDGRNPDVYTREFVEAIRRSNQYQRAKIHGLIKLRDSLAEKIVDELPDLQPHVERIIARTSPEKN; this is translated from the coding sequence ATGACAGAGCAGAATCTAGAAAAGTTACAGACAGACTTAGTGGAGGCAGAACAGCGTCTAGCTGCGATAATTGACTCTTTTATCGAACTGGGCGTGTCTGTCTACGATTTCCCAGGAACAGAAGATTCGATGCAAGGCATGGTCACCAACCTCAAGCGTAACGTTGACCGCATGAAACAGCTCAACCAGCAGGCCAACGATCCGGAATCCCAGCTCCAGAACTTTTTGGTTCCTCTAGACGTGCTACAGTACATAGAAGACGGGAGAAACCCGGATGTCTACACAAGAGAGTTTGTCGAGGCCATTCGTCGATCCAACCAATACCAGCGCGCAAAGATCCATGGCCTTATAAAACTTCGTGATTCTTTAGCAGAGAAGATTGTTGACGAGTTGCCCGATCTACAACCGCATGTAGAGCGCATAATCGCTAGAACTTCGCCAGAGAAGAATTAA
- the JIP5 gene encoding Jip5p, with the protein MGKSLKAKKRAASLEVLASSSCPLVEFVFDEPLIQVACHPEQPIVVCAIATGHVFCCKYDAAALKRILNKKESALSKEENQADQKRKKFWKVIKLSPNTSEIPLEEDEEKAPVEILWKTRRHKGSVRGLCFNGDGSELYTIGIDRVLKRADTMTGKVVKKVTLPLEDEKNQYTKLVRSQTHPFLLLGDERGNIYTLNSETLKIQNTIKSIHNGDAINDIFQFVGRSVYKFISLGQTTLAFWDSRESNESDADIPEDDLEAKRKVYTSDDQEDEMICGTFVNPDDGDVLVCGMGEGVLTVWKPKKNDLVDQVTRIPICKNESIDCIISSYQDNNCVYCGCSNGNVYKVNVKLGKVVEIRKHSSLDEVYFIDLDHEYRVLSAGMDKLKLWDLTSEEGDNEKPSSDQLSDAEDGSESFSDSDLGSDSDSDSDANSDPDSDADSDSSSDEETSDVEETLVGLSKDELLAELDKDLQSSDEESKPEKKRAKKPQPKNAKKQKKELNNKQLRNLQTHEHGIKKFEGL; encoded by the coding sequence ATGGGTAAGAGTTTGAAGGCGAAGAAGCGTGCAGCTTCGCTAGAAGTTTTGGCATCGAGCAGTTGTCCTTTGGTGGAGTTTGTATTCGACGAACCTTTAATTCAGGTGGCATGTCATCCAGAGCAACCAATCGTTGTTTGTGCGATTGCTACGGGTCATGTATTTTGCTGCAAATACGACGCCGCGGCTCTAAAGCGTATACTTAATAAGAAGGAAAGTGCGCTatctaaagaagaaaaccaGGCGGACCAAAAGCGTaagaagttttggaaagtGATCAAATTGAGTCCTAACACGAGTGAGATACCATTGGAGGAAGACGAGGAGAAGGCTCCTGTTGAGATTCTATGGAAAACCAGAAGACACAAAGGTAGTGTTAGAGGGTTGTGTTTTAATGGTGATGGGTCCGAGTTGTATACCATCGGTATCGATAGGGTGTTGAAGAGGGCCGATACCATGACTGGTAAAGTGGTGAAAAAAGTTACTCTACCACTAGAGGATGAGAAGAATCAATATACTAAGCTAGTGAGATCTCAAACACACCCATTTTTGTTACTCGGAGATGAGCGTGGTAATATATACACGCTAAACAGCGAAACGTTGAAAATACAAAACACAATCAAGTCTATTCACAACGGTGATGCGATAAACGATATATTCCAGTTTGTGGGTAGGTCTGTGTACAAGTTTATCTCTCTCGGGCAAACTACGCTAGCGTTCTGGGATAGCAGAGAGTCGAACGAGTCTGATGCTGATATTCCAGAAGATGATTTAGAAGCAAAGAGGAAAGTGTACACAAGTGATGATCAGGAGGATGAAATGATCTGCGGTACTTTTGTCAATCCAGATGACGGAGATGTGCTTGTATGTGGTATGGGTGAAGGTGTTCTCACCGTttggaaaccaaaaaagaacgACTTGGTGGATCAGGTCACTAGAATTCCTATCTGCAAGAACGAGAGTATAGATTGCATCATCTCTTCTTACCAAGACAATAACTGTGTATACTGCGGATGCTCAAACGGTAATGTATACAAAGTCAACGTTAAACTCGGGAAGGTTGTTGAGATCAGGAAACATAGTTCTCTTGATGAAGTATACTTCATTGATTTGGACCATGAGTATCGTGTGTTAAGTGCTGGAATGGATAAATTAAAACTATGGGATCTAACATCTGAGGAGGGTGACAATGAAAAACCATCAAGTGACCAACTGTCCGATGCGGAAGATGGTTCAGAATCCTTTTCTGACTCTGATTTAGGTTCCGATTCCGATTCCGATTCCGATGCCAACTCGGATCCCGACTCAGACGCAGACTCCGACTCCTCTTCGGATGAAGAGACAAGTGACGTGGAAGAAACTCTTGTTGGTTTGTCCAAAGACGAACTTTTAGCAGAACTAGACAAGGATTTACAATCATCAGATGAAGAATCAAAACccgaaaagaagagagccAAGAAACCTCAACCAAAGAATGccaagaaacagaaaaaggAGCTAAATAACAAACAACTAAGAAACCTACAGACTCACGAACATGGTATCAAGAAATTTGAAGGTTtgtaa
- the BSP1 gene encoding Bsp1p codes for MSRSRDPELNSFLSRVEQLDSERSKQKPAVKPKPKTLKYDDNDFKKAEDLLNGSYINRSQPIHNDVADEQVSSLAFKSAYNYDKTFSPKKEKGPKVNGKSNGNSSGKTGDMSYSISHMETRRVSKFDDVYRVEETSKTEEGYFVSKEDYEMLMSIKGRLEESRTHEQENERELEHKRLPSRPVVIPNRRTSDSPYEQNPPLPSRGRGKKSEEGTPLFSSRNFIDHDNFLDHDIINEPPKSSRKGKSVPPPPPPKKNTIKKPILAASSGSPSKKSSSAEVPNEVLPRAQTKSPLKAAKESLIKSPIKSISKSPTKPTSQPAAKYVIVDEEDSADEFSEMFQKIRLSKESSKSTAEVKAKVPPKPPAKSPSIQLPKLRSPKPKPALPANAKDPKKKSQDQNPDEDEVSALRRSLRKVKTAPPQRNATPEALRAKNRLQKPAVPPKPTIEIPEALTKRDTLVRPATDPQLKSISPALEGLQRQKVILQKQLIEKVGGSSSPELKFENDQVMSPRPTSSTPSKPLPTKSRTRGPKRKLPTDLKKL; via the coding sequence ATGTCTAGATCGAGAGATCCTGAGCTGAACTCTTTTTTATCTAGGGTTGAGCAATTAGACTCTGAAAGAAGCAAACAGAAGCCAGCTGTGAAACCTAAGCCGAAAACTTTAAAGTATGACGATAatgatttcaagaaagcAGAAGATCTTTTAAATGGATCGTACATAAATAGATCTCAACCCATCCACAACGATGTTGCGGATGAGCAGGTTTCAAGTTTAGCCTTTAAATCTGCTTACAATTACGACAAGACGTTTTcaccaaagaaggaaaagggTCCAAAGGTCAATGGAAAATCTAATGGGAATTCCAGCGGTAAAACAGGTGATATGAGTTATTCGATATCCCATATGGAAACTAGAAGAGTATCAAAGTTTGATGATGTGTATAGAGTTGAGGAAACTTCAAAGACAGAAGAAGGGTACTTTGTTTCGAAAGAAGACTATGAGATGTTGATGAGCATCAAAGGACGACTCGAGGAAAGTCGTACACATGAGCAAGAAAATGAGCGTGAGTTAGAGCATAAAAGGCTTCCATCGAGACCTGTTGTAATACCTAATCGAAGAACAAGTGACTCCCCATACGAACAGAACCCGCCTTTGCCTAGCAGGGGCCGGGGAAAAAAGAGTGAGGAAGGTACaccattgttttcttcaaggaATTTCATCGATCATGACAACTTCCTTGATCATGATATCATCAATGAGCCTCCTAAATCCAGCAGAAAGGGAAAATCAGTACCACCACCGCCACCTcccaagaaaaatacaataaaaaagCCTATATTGGCTGCTTCTTCAGGGTCTCCATCTAAAAAGTCTTCTTCAGCCGAAGTTCCAAATGAGGTTTTGCCTAGAGCTCAAACCAAATCTCCACTAAAGGCCGCGAAGGAGTCTCTTATTAAGTCCCCTATTAAATCTATTTCCAAGTCACCCACTAAACCAACTTCCCAGCCAGCTGCTAAATACGTAATCGTCGATGAGGAAGATTCGGCGGATGAGTTCTCTGAGATGTTCCAGAAAATTAGACTATCCAAAGAATCATCTAAATCTACAGCAGAAGTAAAGGCAAAGGTACCACCAAAACCACCCGCAAAGAGTCCCAGCATACAACTGCCAAAATTAAGATCCcccaaaccaaaaccagcATTGCCTGCTAATGCAAaagatccaaaaaaaaagagccaaGACCAAAACCCTGACGAGGACGAGGTCTCAGCTCTAAGAAGATCTCTACGTAAAGTGAAAACTGCACCCCCACAACGGAATGCCACTCCAGAAGCATTGCGGGCAAAAAATAGACTACAAAAACCCGCTGTTCCTCCAAAACCTACGATCGAAATCCCTGAAGCACTTACCAAGAGAGATACCCTGGTAAGACCAGCTACTGATCCACAACTAAAATCAATTTCCCCTGCCTTGGAAGGATTacaaagacaaaaagtTATTTTACAAAAGCAACTAATAGAAAAGGTTGGTGGATCTTCATCACCAGAGCTcaagtttgaaaatgatCAAGTTATGTCCCCTCgtccaacttcttctactCCATCAAAACCTCTGCCAACGAAATCACGTACACGAGGTCCAAAGCGTAAGCTCCCAACTGATTTGAAAAAACTTTAA
- the PDP3 gene encoding Pdp3p gives MTDQDLVTGDLVLCTVGSYEPWPAVVVPQRVLSDSVLSAKENDQQVAVAFFNDATYYWTRPKQLKRLSEGDIKSWIKSPPKRSSKELKKAYHFASEYSTLQEFVQDRLTLEGRVDDLEEISEIEMGEDPLIAPPVDVDEPEELEKPASKKRGRRHHADSDTEDNDETVNNGNGNGNKAKQKQQQTQKSKPKQAPKNAAVKKSSSPLSPDLKKTADSSQDFNSTLTSSVSDIQQQQQQQQPPPKKRTKLDYTRRVEIAQIFRNKLQKCLIQRDTPPTEADLAESEKLIRKIQSHAKSSPEFFDLEALKISKLHKLLKVIKNMPELSQFHDSCTEILDIWAPHVQQIKKEKLTLKDQLSQ, from the coding sequence atgaCTGATCAAGATTTGGTTACAGGAGATTTGGTACTCTGCACCGTGGGAAGTTACGAGCCTTGGCCAGCTGTGGTGGTCCCACAGCGAGTTCTGAGTGATAGCGTACTCAGTGCCAAAGAGAATGACCAACAGGTGGCAGTAGCGTTTTTCAACGATGCTACTTATTATTGGACTCGTCCAAAACAGCTTAAAAGGTTAAGCGAGGGGGACATTAAGAGCTGGATAAAGTCCCCTCCAAAGAGAAGCTCTAAGGAACTTAAGAAAGCCTACCACTTTGCATCTGAATACTCTACTTTACAGGAGTTCGTTCAGGATAGATTAACTCTTGAAGGAAGAGTGGATGATTTAGAGGAAATATCAGAGATAGAGATGGGCGAGGACCCTTTAATTGCCCCACCAGTGGATGTAGATGAACCTGAAGAGCTGGAAAAACCAGCTAGCAAAAAACGTGGGAGGAGACATCATGCTGATAGCGATACAGAAGACAACGATGAAACGGTCAACAACGGAAACGGCAATGGGAACAAAgctaaacaaaaacagcaacaaacccaaaaatCAAAGCCAAAACAAGCCCCAAAAAATGCAGCAGTTAAGAAATCGTCCTCTCCCCTGTCTCCAGACTTGAAAAAGACAGCTGATAGCTCACAAGACTTCAACTCTACCCTAACCTCCTCTGTTTCAGatatacaacaacaacaacaacaacaacaaccaccGCCAAAAAAACGCACAAAACTTGACTATACACGTCGTGTCGAAATTGCACAAATATTCAGGAACAAACTACAAAAATGCTTGATCCAAAGAGACACACCTCCTACAGAAGCAGATCTTGCAGAGTCCGAGAAACTCATAAGAAAAATCCAATCGCATGCAAAATCATCTCCGGAATTCTTCGACCTAGAAGCTctcaaaatatcaaaattgCATAAGCTACTAAAAGTCATTAAGAACATGCCAGAGTTGTCCCAATTCCACGACTCCTGTACCGAAATTCTGGACATATGGGCCCCACATGTGCAGCAAatcaagaaggaaaaattAACTCTTAAAGACCAATTATCTCAGTAA
- a CDS encoding pyridoxal 5'-phosphate synthase, translating to MSTVDLPDHLVSLLKTSKYVHLATASKDCIPNVSLMNYTYVPPHRAFQEESSNSHYVIFATSKSTQKYKNIIANPAVSLLIHDWVTAKKLSLRKNSVSSTPTADNENSEEQPSRLLNLLQELNQSELSQMSATLSGTASVIEPSSEESEYYEKQLLAANPDANCYIKGDDTVIIKVKILNAKVSDSENRTSFYD from the coding sequence ATGTCTACTGTCGATCTACCAGACCATTTGGTTTCGCTACTTAAGACATCCAAATACGTGCATTTGGCCACTGCTTCCAAGGATTGCATCCCAAATGTCTCCTTAATGAACTATACTTACGTACCACCTCACAGAGCATTCCAGGAAGAAAGCTCCAACAGCCATTATGTGATCTTCGCCACGTCTAAATCTACCCAGAAATATAAGAATATTATTGCAAACCCAGCAGTGTCGTTATTAATCCATGATTGGGTTACAGCTAAGAAGTTATCATTAAGGAAAAATAGTGTTTCTAGCACGCCCACTGCAGATAACGAAAATTCAGAGGAGCAACCAAGCAGGTTGCTCAATTTGTTGCAAGAATTGAACCAGTCAGAGTTGTCGCAAATGTCAGCCACTCTATCAGGAACTGCATCTGTAATTGAACCATCATCTGAGGAATCCGAGTACTATGAGAAGCAACTACTTGCAGCCAACCCAGATGCCAACTGTTACATTAAGGGAGATGACACTGTTATAATCAAGGTTAAAATTTTAAATGCTAAGGTCTCCGACAGCGAAAACAGAACGAGCTTCTATGACTAA
- the VPS4 gene encoding AAA family ATPase VPS4 produces the protein MSTGDFLTKGIDLIQKAIDLDTATQYEEAYTAYYNGLDYLMLALKYEKNAKSKDLIRAKFTEYLNRAEQLKEHLETEQQKKQEKPNKSATASGSGGNANTNTEDDTDDKKLRGALSGAILTEKPNVKWEDIAGLEGAKEALKEAVILPVKFPHLFKGKRKPTTGILLYGPPGTGKSYLAKAVATEANSTFFSISSSDLVSKWMGESERLVKQLFAMARENKPSIIFIDEVDALTGTRGEGESEASRRIKTELLVQMNGVGNDSSGVLVLGATNIPWQLDSAIRRRFEKRIYIPLPDLAARTKMFELNVGDTPCKLTKEDYRSLGEMTEGYSGSDIAVVVKDALMQPVRKIQMATHFKNVSEDPEQRKLTPCSPGDPEAIEMTWTDITAEELQEPDLTIKDFLKAIQTSRPTVNDEDLRKQEEFTKDFGQEGN, from the coding sequence ATGAGTACTGGAGACTTTTTAACAAAGGGGATAGATTTGATACAAAAGGCCATTGATTTGGATACTGCGACTCAATATGAGGAAGCTTACACCGCATATTACAATGGGTTGGATTACCTTATGCTAGCACTAAAATACGAAAAGAATGCGAAATCTAAGGATCTTATCAGGGCCAAATTCACCGAATATCTGAATCGGGCAGAACAGTTAAAGGAACATTTGGAGACCGagcaacaaaagaagcaagagAAACCAAATAAATCGGCAACGGCATCTGGGTCCGGTGGTAATGCTAATACAAATACAGAGGACGATACGGATGATAAGAAGCTTAGAGGGGCATTATCTGGGGCAATTTTAACTGAAAAACCAAACGTTAAATGGGAAGATATTGCTGGTCTTGAAGGTGCAAAGGAAGCTTTAAAGGAAGCTGTCATTTTACCAGTTAAATTCCCACATTTGTTCAAAGGTAAACGTAAACCTACGACTGGTATTTTGTTATATGGACCACCAGGTACCGGTAAGTCTTATTTGGCTAAAGCTGTGGCAACCGAAGCCAACTCTACCTTTTTTAGCATAAGCTCCAGTGATTTGGTATCGAAATGGATGGGTGAATCTGAAAGATTAGTGAAGCAGTTATTTGCCATGGCAAGAGAAAATAAGCCAtctattattttcattgaTGAAGTGGATGCATTAACAGGAACTAGAGGAGAAGGGGAGAGTGAAGCAAGTAGAAGAATCAAAACTGAACTTTTGGTCCAGATGAACGGTGTCGGTAATGATTCTAGTGGGGTTTTAGTTTTGGGTGCTACAAACATTCCATGGCAACTAGACAGTGctattagaagaagattcgAGAAGAGAATATACATTCCCTTGCCCGATCTAGCagcaagaacaaaaatgtTTGAATTAAATGTCGGTGACACGCCATGTAAGctaacaaaagaagattacAGATCACTTGGTGAAATGACTGAGGGATACTCAGGATCAGATATTGCAGTTGTCGTAAAAGATGCATTGATGCAACCTGTCAGAAAGATTCAGATGGCGACGCATTTCAAGAATGTATCAGAAGACCCTGAGCAACGTAAATTAACACCATGTTCGCCTGGTGATCCAGAAGCCATAGAGATGACATGGACAGACATTACTGCGGAAGAATTACAGGAGCCTGATCTAACCATCAAAGATTTCTTAAAGGCTATACAGACTTCCAGACCAACAGttaatgatgaagactTGCGCAAGCAGGAAGAGTTTACAAAAGATTTTGGTCAAGAGGGAAACTAA